ATGTAACAACACCAGCATAAACAATCACAGCAACAACAGAAATAAGCTGAACGATAAACTGATGAGGATTACCGAAGAAAAGTCCTGCCTTTCCGCCCATTGAAGGATTGGCAAAAAGTCCTGTAGCAAGAGCTCCCCAGATTCCACAAAGACCGTGAACACCAAAAGCATCAAGAGAATCATCATATCCAAGTTTTGGTTTGAGAATAGCAACTCCGAAATATCCAACAATAGCTGAAGTAAGACCTATTATAAGCGCTCCAATAATACCTACAAAGCCTGCAGCCGGTGTAATACCTACAAGTCCTGCAACAACACCTGAAACAATACCAAGAACAGTAGGATGACCGTCTCTCATCCATTCAATAATCATCCATGTAATGGCACCCATAGCAGCTGCAGTATTGGTCGTAATAAGTGCAAGTGCCGCAGAACTGTTTGCAGCAAGAGCAGAACCGCCGTTAAATCCAAACCATCCGAACCAGAGAAGACCCACACCAAGAGCCGTAAGGGCAATACTTGAAGGGAACATTGCTGTTTTTCCGTATCCTTTTCTCTTTCCAACAAGATAAGCAAGAACAAGTCCTGAAATACCAGCATTAATGTGAATTACGGCACCGCCAGCAAAGTCAAGGGCATCCATCTTTAAAAGCCAACCACCATCACCCCAAACCCAGTGGGCAATAGGAGCGTAAACAAAGATTATCCAGAGAGCTGAAAAGATAGCCCAGGAAGAAAACTTCATTCTTTCAATTACAGAACCGCTAACAATAGCCACTGCAATGCCGGCAAAT
This region of Desulfurobacterium indicum genomic DNA includes:
- a CDS encoding ammonium transporter yields the protein MKTGKASLLKGALLALLLATPAFAGDGINHGDTAWLLISTALVVMMTPAGLAMFYAGMARVKNVLNTIGMSYIAYAVASVVWVVIGYSLAFGKDIGGFIGGLNHLFLSGIGVNSVSGTIPTLLFVSFQMAFAGIAVAIVSGSVIERMKFSSWAIFSALWIIFVYAPIAHWVWGDGGWLLKMDALDFAGGAVIHINAGISGLVLAYLVGKRKGYGKTAMFPSSIALTALGVGLLWFGWFGFNGGSALAANSSAALALITTNTAAAMGAITWMIIEWMRDGHPTVLGIVSGVVAGLVGITPAAGFVGIIGALIIGLTSAIVGYFGVAILKPKLGYDDSLDAFGVHGLCGIWGALATGLFANPSMGGKAGLFFGNPHQFIVQLISVVAVIVYAGVVTFIIGSVIKVVTGGLRVDEEKEYDGLDKSIHGERAFELE